A window of the Spirochaetota bacterium genome harbors these coding sequences:
- a CDS encoding branched-chain amino acid aminotransferase: MKADKSMKIQKADLDWGELPFGYVKTDYNVRYYFREGKWSEADVTADEFIPMHMAAPCLHYGQEAFEGLKIFEMVDGRIVAFRTEENAKRLQKSSERIFTPIVPIEMFREAVHKVVKANARFVPPYGKGASMYARPLIIGTGARVGLGPAEEYIFLVFVTPVGPYYKGGFKAVKALVVEEYDRAAPQGVGDCKVGGNYAAGLRGETYGKNKGYPVVLYLDPKEKRFVDEFSTSNFIAIKGNSYITPDSESILPSITNKSLAQIAEDMGMKVERRPVDIAEVESFDEVGAVGTAAVITPVNTIHFRGKDLTFGNGDQPGPVLTKLYDRLSKIRTGEAEDKFGWLDEIRI; encoded by the coding sequence ATGAAAGCGGATAAATCAATGAAGATTCAAAAAGCGGATCTGGACTGGGGTGAGCTGCCCTTCGGGTATGTCAAAACGGATTACAATGTTCGGTATTATTTCAGAGAAGGAAAATGGTCGGAAGCGGATGTGACCGCCGATGAGTTTATTCCAATGCATATGGCGGCCCCCTGCCTGCACTACGGCCAGGAAGCGTTCGAAGGACTCAAGATATTCGAGATGGTTGACGGACGTATCGTAGCCTTCCGTACAGAGGAAAACGCCAAACGTCTACAGAAAAGCTCCGAACGCATTTTCACGCCTATCGTTCCCATCGAGATGTTCCGGGAAGCCGTACACAAGGTGGTGAAGGCCAACGCCCGCTTCGTTCCGCCCTATGGCAAGGGGGCCAGCATGTACGCGCGGCCGCTCATCATCGGCACCGGCGCCCGGGTGGGCCTCGGACCCGCGGAGGAATACATCTTCCTGGTCTTCGTTACGCCCGTCGGTCCCTATTACAAGGGAGGCTTCAAGGCGGTTAAGGCGCTGGTCGTGGAGGAATATGACCGTGCGGCCCCCCAGGGGGTCGGTGACTGCAAGGTCGGCGGCAACTATGCGGCCGGTCTGCGCGGGGAGACATACGGAAAGAATAAAGGGTATCCGGTGGTGCTCTACCTCGATCCAAAGGAAAAGCGCTTTGTCGACGAGTTCAGCACATCGAACTTCATCGCGATCAAGGGGAACAGCTATATAACACCGGATTCGGAATCCATCCTCCCAAGCATTACGAACAAGAGCCTTGCGCAGATAGCCGAGGACATGGGAATGAAGGTGGAGCGCCGCCCGGTAGACATCGCGGAAGTCGAGAGCTTCGACGAGGTCGGAGCGGTGGGTACGGCGGCGGTCATTACTCCCGTCAACACGATCCATTTCCGTGGCAAGGACTTGACCTTCGGAAACGGCGACCAGCCGGGACCGGTGCTCACGAAGCTCTACGACCGCCTTTCGAAAATACGCACCGGCGAGGCCGAGGACAAATTTGGCTGGCTTGACGAGATCAGGATCTGA
- a CDS encoding PilZ domain-containing protein: MPGERRKSRRMEAGRDFYCLSEQMSRRVMCTLKNVSVTGACIVSGGSLGTGDIISLYLESGAGRALKSRVVWKVSGEYGVEFLLETGEEFETISRIINNRRTP; encoded by the coding sequence ATGCCCGGAGAAAGAAGAAAAAGCCGGAGGATGGAAGCGGGCCGAGACTTCTACTGTCTTTCGGAGCAGATGTCGCGAAGGGTGATGTGTACGCTCAAAAACGTATCCGTCACGGGGGCCTGCATTGTATCCGGCGGAAGTCTCGGGACGGGCGATATCATCTCACTCTATCTCGAAAGCGGCGCGGGCCGGGCCCTTAAATCGAGGGTGGTCTGGAAGGTCTCCGGCGAGTACGGTGTCGAATTCCTGCTCGAAACCGGCGAAGAATTCGAAACCATAAGCCGCATTATCAACAACAGGCGGACACCCTGA
- a CDS encoding ATP-binding cassette domain-containing protein, producing MINATGVRLGFGDRMVLEGIDMHVPTGGRTALMGKNGCGKSVLLKCFAGLIAGYEGGITIDGRDPRGMAGATGSGVSIAYVFQKGGLFDSMNVFDNVAFGLRRRGVHEDRVEELVTGALARVGLAGSELKLPSELSGGMQKRVGLARAICLDPEIILYDDPTAGLDPILSDSIANLILDISEGSSATSVVVTHDLKLVEKVAREVALLYGGRIVYHGDTESFFSKEDLFARQFIEGQIEGPIDIY from the coding sequence GTGATCAACGCGACGGGCGTGCGCCTTGGTTTCGGCGACCGGATGGTTCTCGAGGGCATCGACATGCATGTCCCCACGGGCGGACGCACGGCCCTTATGGGAAAGAACGGCTGCGGCAAATCGGTGCTTCTTAAATGTTTTGCCGGACTTATAGCCGGATACGAGGGGGGTATTACCATAGATGGCCGGGATCCGCGCGGAATGGCGGGCGCGACGGGTTCTGGTGTGTCGATAGCGTACGTTTTCCAGAAGGGCGGTCTTTTCGATTCGATGAACGTGTTCGATAATGTCGCCTTTGGACTCAGGCGAAGGGGTGTGCACGAGGATCGGGTCGAAGAACTCGTTACCGGGGCGCTCGCCAGGGTCGGGCTCGCGGGCAGCGAGCTGAAGCTCCCCTCGGAGCTCTCGGGCGGCATGCAGAAGAGGGTGGGGCTCGCGCGCGCTATTTGTCTCGATCCGGAGATAATCCTGTACGACGATCCCACTGCAGGGCTCGACCCAATTCTCTCGGATTCGATCGCCAACCTCATCCTCGACATATCGGAAGGTTCCTCGGCAACATCGGTCGTCGTAACCCACGACCTGAAACTGGTCGAGAAGGTGGCACGCGAGGTGGCGCTCTTATACGGCGGCCGGATCGTGTACCACGGCGATACCGAAAGCTTTTTCTCGAAAGAAGACCTGTTCGCCCGCCAGTTTATCGAGGGCCAAATCGAGGGTCCGATCGACATCTATTGA
- the rsgA gene encoding ribosome small subunit-dependent GTPase A, with protein MEKGIGTVVKVFGMYSTVLYEGRRINCVLRGRMRREKSVRKYSDPVAVGDLARIELDREGTGVISEILPRKNAFSRKEKGRNRKEDVIASNLDRIVIMQSFDNPRLNLRFVDRLSVRACKDGIPMLLCINKRDLAEKGDVTHIMEYYDNAPIDLALVSAKTGEGIEDFGRFIAQNASLFVGYSGVGKTSILNRLHPDLDLRVSEISESTGKGRHTTTNVEMIYSVDGTRIIDTPGLREFGLVDIEPETAGDYFYEFGDFAEECAFRPCSHDHEPDCGVKRMVDAGRIHEDRYISYLNILQSLRESHERKYQ; from the coding sequence ATGGAGAAGGGAATCGGTACGGTCGTAAAGGTCTTCGGCATGTATTCTACCGTTCTCTATGAAGGTCGAAGGATAAACTGTGTTTTGCGCGGAAGGATGCGCCGGGAAAAGAGTGTGCGAAAATACTCCGATCCCGTGGCGGTCGGCGACCTTGCCCGGATCGAGCTTGACCGAGAGGGGACAGGGGTCATCTCGGAGATTCTCCCGCGGAAAAACGCGTTTTCCCGCAAGGAAAAGGGGCGCAACAGGAAAGAAGACGTTATCGCAAGCAACCTCGATCGCATCGTTATCATGCAATCATTCGACAATCCCAGGCTCAACCTTCGTTTCGTCGACCGCCTGTCGGTACGGGCGTGCAAGGACGGCATTCCGATGCTGCTTTGCATAAACAAGCGCGATCTTGCCGAAAAGGGCGACGTGACCCATATAATGGAGTACTACGATAATGCGCCCATCGATCTTGCGCTGGTCAGCGCCAAAACTGGAGAGGGAATTGAAGATTTCGGCCGGTTTATTGCGCAGAACGCATCGCTTTTCGTGGGGTATTCAGGAGTCGGCAAGACCAGCATACTGAACCGGCTGCACCCCGACCTCGATCTGCGCGTTTCGGAGATATCCGAAAGCACAGGAAAGGGCCGGCATACAACGACCAATGTCGAGATGATTTATTCCGTTGATGGGACCAGGATTATTGATACTCCGGGACTGCGTGAGTTCGGGCTGGTCGACATCGAGCCGGAGACGGCGGGGGATTATTTTTACGAGTTCGGCGATTTCGCGGAGGAATGCGCCTTTCGTCCGTGCAGCCACGATCACGAACCGGACTGCGGGGTGAAGCGGATGGTGGATGCGGGCCGGATACACGAAGACCGGTACATTTCGTACCTTAACATACTCCAGTCGCTCAGGGAGTCACACGAGAGGAAATACCAGTGA
- a CDS encoding OmpA family protein, translated as MKKLTIVAFISLIAFAFACKTTPEVKQDASPSGTIVGAQNEQLARIPVEGFDYKSSKVPAQKWDKWATAAAPVVRGVIDKLPEGYVLQVTGHTDARGPEGPVGAKPGNIKISADRAKAVFDALKAKGVTSPKMTYTGVGSSELLPGVDPKDAQQRRVTFKVVPKK; from the coding sequence ATGAAGAAATTAACTATTGTCGCTTTCATCAGCCTAATAGCGTTCGCGTTCGCATGCAAAACGACGCCTGAAGTCAAACAGGACGCGTCACCGTCGGGCACCATCGTCGGGGCCCAGAACGAACAGCTCGCACGCATACCCGTAGAGGGCTTCGACTACAAGAGCTCGAAAGTTCCGGCCCAGAAATGGGACAAATGGGCGACTGCCGCGGCCCCGGTTGTAAGGGGCGTCATCGACAAGCTTCCCGAGGGCTATGTGCTTCAGGTAACCGGACACACCGACGCACGCGGACCCGAAGGCCCCGTGGGCGCGAAGCCCGGAAATATCAAAATTTCCGCTGACCGCGCGAAGGCCGTTTTCGACGCGCTAAAGGCGAAAGGGGTGACCTCTCCCAAGATGACCTACACGGGCGTCGGATCGTCGGAACTGCTTCCCGGCGTTGATCCCAAGGACGCGCAGCAGCGACGCGTAACCTTTAAGGTCGTTCCCAAAAAATAA
- a CDS encoding response regulator: MDDRKLILIIDDDPDILESISAILATEGFAVETAMSGDEGVEKSSRSNPALILCDMMMERIDTGAKVAEEIKKQGKGAPVYLLSSIGLATASNIEIDRLGFDGVFQKPVSPSHLISTIKRALKI, from the coding sequence ATGGACGACAGGAAACTCATACTGATAATCGATGACGATCCCGATATCCTCGAATCGATTTCCGCGATCCTTGCCACGGAAGGCTTTGCGGTCGAGACGGCGATGAGCGGGGACGAAGGTGTCGAAAAAAGCTCGAGGTCTAACCCCGCGCTGATACTGTGTGACATGATGATGGAGCGAATCGACACGGGCGCCAAAGTGGCCGAGGAGATTAAAAAACAGGGGAAGGGCGCTCCCGTATACCTCCTCAGCAGCATAGGTTTGGCGACGGCGTCAAATATCGAAATCGACAGGCTCGGTTTTGACGGCGTTTTCCAGAAACCGGTCTCGCCATCTCATCTGATTTCCACCATAAAGAGGGCGTTAAAAATCTGA